The following are from one region of the Amycolatopsis sp. QT-25 genome:
- a CDS encoding efflux RND transporter permease subunit, whose amino-acid sequence MISEVEHPTRTRSRLRWLLPALVAVAWLIFGGFSGPYAGKLSQVTENDSSSFLPASAEATEVGELQKQFSSAAVIPAIVVAERPSGLTEGDKRFLADRTANARLVPAPGSNAGAQVVVLLDATTDPGDGVEALRDALARDTPDGLKVLVTGPAAQVADLKEAFGGIDGLLLLVAGAVVALILIIVYRSPLLPLLVLSSAVFALGTASLAVYLLAEHDVLALNGQSQGILFILVFGAATDYALLMISRYREELRTTEDARSALRTAWRSTIEPIAASAGTVILGVLCLLFSDLNSNKGLGPVAAIGIGAAFLTTITFLPAVLALCGRNAFWPFRPAVAPPKEEAGGIWGRVAGWISRAPRTIWLVTTVVLLAGGAFLPQLKASGTAQSDVFLTPVDSVAGQEVLSRYFPGGSGSPTVLITPAGQAKAVTDLARVPGVSDVRQSGEAGGLAKIDAVLTDPPDSDAALATVQRIREAVHTVDGTKVGGPTATLLDTRETSEHDRLLIIPIVLVVIFLVLALLLRSLLAPLLLIGTVVLSFAATMGVSALVFNHVFEFPGADPVVPLFGFVFLVALGIDYNIFLMTRVREEAGRIGTRDGTLRGLRVTGGVITSAGVVLAATFAALAVLPILFLAQLAFIVAFGVLLDTLLVRSLLVPALSMDLGRRIWWPSKPARTGRE is encoded by the coding sequence ATGATCTCCGAAGTCGAACATCCCACTCGCACGCGGTCACGTCTGCGCTGGCTGCTCCCCGCCCTCGTCGCGGTGGCCTGGCTGATCTTCGGGGGATTCAGTGGCCCGTACGCGGGCAAGCTGAGCCAGGTCACGGAGAACGACAGCAGCAGCTTCCTGCCCGCTTCGGCCGAGGCCACCGAAGTCGGTGAACTCCAGAAGCAGTTCTCCAGTGCCGCCGTCATCCCGGCCATCGTCGTCGCGGAGCGGCCGTCGGGCCTGACCGAGGGCGACAAGCGGTTCCTCGCCGATCGGACGGCGAACGCCCGGCTCGTCCCGGCGCCGGGGAGCAACGCGGGCGCACAGGTCGTCGTGCTCCTGGACGCCACGACCGACCCCGGGGACGGGGTCGAGGCGCTGCGGGACGCGCTCGCCCGTGACACACCGGATGGGCTGAAAGTGCTAGTGACCGGGCCGGCCGCGCAGGTCGCCGATCTCAAGGAGGCGTTCGGCGGGATCGACGGGCTGCTGCTCCTGGTCGCGGGCGCGGTGGTCGCGCTCATCCTGATCATCGTCTACCGAAGCCCGCTGCTGCCCCTGCTCGTCCTGTCGTCCGCGGTGTTCGCGCTGGGCACGGCGAGCCTCGCGGTGTACCTGCTCGCGGAGCACGACGTGCTGGCGCTGAACGGGCAGAGCCAGGGCATCCTGTTCATTCTCGTCTTCGGCGCCGCCACCGACTACGCGCTGTTGATGATTTCGCGCTATCGCGAAGAACTCAGGACGACCGAAGACGCCCGCTCCGCGCTCCGCACGGCCTGGCGCTCGACCATCGAGCCGATCGCGGCCTCCGCCGGGACGGTGATCCTCGGCGTCCTCTGCCTGCTGTTCAGTGACCTGAACTCCAACAAGGGACTGGGCCCGGTCGCCGCCATCGGCATCGGCGCGGCCTTCCTGACGACCATCACGTTCCTGCCCGCCGTCCTGGCCCTGTGCGGACGCAACGCCTTCTGGCCGTTCCGGCCGGCGGTGGCCCCGCCGAAGGAAGAAGCCGGCGGGATCTGGGGTCGCGTCGCGGGCTGGATCTCCCGCGCGCCGCGAACGATCTGGCTCGTCACGACCGTCGTCCTCCTCGCGGGCGGCGCGTTCCTCCCGCAACTGAAGGCTTCCGGCACCGCGCAGTCCGACGTCTTCCTCACCCCGGTCGATTCCGTGGCGGGGCAAGAAGTCCTCTCGCGCTACTTCCCCGGCGGCTCCGGCTCTCCGACCGTGCTCATCACCCCCGCCGGACAAGCCAAAGCGGTGACCGACCTCGCGCGGGTCCCCGGTGTTTCGGACGTCCGTCAAAGCGGCGAAGCGGGCGGGCTCGCGAAAATCGACGCGGTACTGACCGATCCGCCCGATTCCGACGCGGCCCTCGCGACGGTCCAACGGATCCGCGAGGCCGTGCACACCGTCGACGGCACCAAGGTCGGCGGGCCGACGGCGACCCTGCTCGACACCAGGGAGACCTCGGAGCACGACCGGCTGCTGATCATCCCGATCGTCCTGGTGGTGATCTTCCTCGTGCTCGCCCTGTTGCTGCGATCGCTGCTCGCGCCGCTGCTGCTGATCGGCACGGTGGTGCTGTCGTTCGCCGCGACGATGGGTGTTTCGGCACTGGTGTTCAACCACGTCTTCGAATTCCCCGGCGCCGACCCCGTCGTCCCGCTGTTCGGCTTCGTCTTCCTCGTGGCACTGGGGATCGACTACAACATCTTCCTGATGACCAGGGTCCGCGAAGAAGCGGGCAGGATCGGCACCAGGGACGGGACGCTGCGCGGCCTGCGTGTCACCGGCGGCGTGATCACGTCCGCGGGTGTCGTGCTCGCCGCGACGTTCGCCGCGTTGGCCGTCCTGCCCATCCTCTTCCTGGCGCAGCTGGCTTTCATCGTCGCGTTCGGCGTTCTGCTCGATACCCTTCTGGTGCGTTCGCTGCTGGTGCCCGCTCTGTCGATGGACCTCGGTCGGAGGATCTGGTGGCCGTCCAAGCCGGCGAGGACCGGCCGGGAATGA
- a CDS encoding TetR family transcriptional regulator encodes MTIMSEAPVTGGPYRRPIVAAAIEVTVRSGWSSVTMSKLAEIVGVSRQTVYNELGSKNQLAEAMISHELGRFLSIVQDAFEGHPENLVEAIHDAVRGVLELADDNLLLRAIVSATHGADTELLPLLTVRAGSLLSEATLMLRGRVHAYGPPLDAEQLNVAIDVVVRTVLSHVMQPSDTPARTADALAWMASRVLGASTSRSLRHPSQD; translated from the coding sequence ATGACGATCATGAGCGAGGCGCCGGTCACGGGAGGTCCGTACCGTCGACCGATCGTCGCGGCGGCGATCGAGGTGACCGTGCGCTCCGGCTGGTCCTCGGTGACGATGAGCAAGCTCGCGGAGATCGTCGGCGTCAGCCGCCAGACCGTCTACAACGAACTCGGCTCGAAGAACCAGCTGGCCGAAGCGATGATCTCGCACGAACTCGGCCGGTTCCTCTCAATCGTCCAGGACGCCTTCGAAGGGCATCCCGAAAACCTTGTCGAGGCGATCCACGACGCCGTCCGCGGCGTCCTCGAACTCGCCGACGACAACCTCCTGCTGCGAGCCATCGTCTCGGCGACGCACGGCGCCGACACCGAGTTGCTGCCACTGCTGACGGTGCGGGCCGGGAGCCTCCTGAGCGAGGCGACGCTCATGCTGCGCGGTCGCGTTCATGCCTACGGTCCACCGCTGGACGCGGAGCAGCTGAACGTGGCGATCGACGTCGTGGTCCGGACCGTGCTGAGCCACGTCATGCAGCCGTCGGACACTCCGGCGCGTACGGCCGACGCGCTGGCGTGGATGGCGTCGCGCGTGCTGGGCGCGTCGACGAGCCGCTCGCTGCGGCATCCTTCGCAGGACTAG
- a CDS encoding fatty acid desaturase: MNQLTGTIPAGSTERWTDRKRYLWLIGLVVPSLAFLAIGLHAATGWGVWFWLGPIVILVIVPLIDLLAGLDRSNPPDDVIERLERDRYYRWITFAFLPIQYAGFVVAFWLIARGDLSVADKVGLAISIGCIGGIGINTAHELGHKKERHERWLSKIALAQSFYGHFYIEHNRGHHVRVATPEDPASSRVGESFYRFWPRTVFGSLESAWRLERKRYARRDRHPFRIGNDVLNAWLMSAVLWAAMTGWLGPGILPYLVIQAVIGFSLLEVVNYMEHYGMRRRKVGPPNRRRYERVDPGHSWNSNNIATNVLLYHLQRHSDHHANPTRRYQTLRDFAESPVLPTGYAGMIVLALIPPVWRRVMDPRVLAHFDGDISRANIQPSKRAKILARYGTRVTAPSRVAADTHGDATEGGTCPGCGYVYDEELGDPREGFPAGTPWSAIPDSWCCPDCGVREKVDFVAPGKVGA, encoded by the coding sequence ATGAACCAGCTGACGGGCACGATCCCGGCGGGCTCGACCGAACGATGGACCGACCGCAAGCGATACCTGTGGTTGATCGGCTTGGTCGTCCCCTCGCTCGCGTTCCTGGCCATCGGGCTGCACGCGGCCACCGGCTGGGGAGTGTGGTTCTGGCTCGGGCCGATCGTGATCCTGGTGATCGTGCCGCTGATCGACCTGCTCGCGGGGCTCGATCGCAGCAATCCGCCCGACGACGTGATCGAGCGGCTGGAGCGGGACCGCTACTACCGGTGGATCACCTTCGCCTTCCTGCCCATCCAGTACGCGGGTTTCGTGGTCGCGTTCTGGCTGATCGCCCGCGGTGATCTCTCCGTCGCGGACAAGGTCGGCCTGGCGATCTCGATCGGCTGCATCGGGGGCATCGGCATCAACACCGCGCACGAACTGGGGCACAAGAAGGAACGCCACGAACGCTGGCTGTCGAAGATCGCACTGGCACAGAGTTTCTACGGACACTTCTACATCGAGCACAACCGCGGCCACCACGTCCGGGTGGCGACTCCGGAGGATCCGGCCAGCAGCCGGGTGGGGGAAAGCTTCTACCGGTTCTGGCCGCGCACGGTGTTCGGCTCCCTGGAATCGGCGTGGCGCCTGGAGCGCAAGCGGTACGCCCGGCGCGACCGGCATCCGTTCCGGATCGGCAACGACGTGCTCAACGCCTGGCTGATGTCGGCGGTGCTGTGGGCGGCGATGACCGGGTGGCTCGGCCCGGGGATCCTGCCGTACCTGGTGATCCAGGCCGTGATCGGCTTCTCGCTGCTGGAGGTCGTGAACTACATGGAGCACTACGGCATGCGGCGGCGGAAGGTCGGCCCGCCGAATCGGCGACGCTACGAACGCGTGGACCCCGGTCACAGCTGGAATTCCAACAACATCGCCACCAACGTCCTGCTCTACCACCTGCAACGGCACAGCGACCACCACGCCAACCCGACCCGCCGCTACCAGACGCTGCGCGATTTCGCGGAATCGCCGGTCCTGCCGACGGGCTACGCCGGGATGATCGTGCTGGCCTTGATCCCACCGGTGTGGCGGCGAGTGATGGATCCACGCGTGCTCGCGCATTTCGACGGTGACATCTCCCGCGCCAACATCCAGCCGTCGAAACGCGCCAAGATCTTGGCACGTTACGGAACGCGCGTCACCGCGCCGTCCCGCGTCGCCGCCGACACGCACGGCGACGCGACCGAGGGCGGGACGTGCCCCGGTTGCGGCTACGTCTACGACGAGGAACTCGGCGACCCCCGTGAAGGTTTCCCCGCCGGAACGCCGTGGTCGGCGATCCCGGATTCGTGGTGCTGCCCGGACTGCGGGGTGCGGGAGAAGGTCGATTTCGTGGCACCGGGAAAGGTCGGAGCCTGA